A single region of the Phycisphaerae bacterium RAS1 genome encodes:
- a CDS encoding preprotein translocase subunit YajC has protein sequence MIEILTLSLTLAQTTQPTATAPTPMSGAEVFFRQILPLLLPIAIIWWFMLRGQRREKKKYQDMINTLKRNDRVQTIGGIIGTVVDVRDNEVTLKVDESSNVKIRFVRGAIKEVLREPPPPEKK, from the coding sequence ATGATCGAAATACTCACGCTCAGCCTGACGCTGGCACAGACCACGCAGCCGACCGCCACGGCCCCGACCCCGATGTCGGGAGCCGAGGTGTTCTTCCGCCAGATTCTCCCTCTACTGCTTCCGATCGCGATCATCTGGTGGTTCATGCTTCGCGGACAGAGACGTGAGAAGAAGAAGTATCAGGACATGATCAACACGTTGAAGCGAAACGACCGCGTGCAGACCATCGGCGGGATCATCGGCACGGTCGTGGACGTGCGCGATAACGAAGTCACGCTCAAGGTGGACGAATCCAGCAACGTGAAGATCCGCTTCGTGCGCGGCGCGATCAAGGAAGTCCTGCGCGAGCCGCCGCCGCCGGAGAAGAAGTAG
- the rpoA_1 gene encoding DNA-directed RNA polymerase subunit alpha has translation MPDTALDLAAFFSIPTLTQESIDQYADAAYASYSTYERFEQLTSDYRRQAEAAGGTEVLRLAVALYVLNRHADAYALFSKATDNALRRFYAGLAALALGKLDDAVDQLEKAADRGWDAFEVDMAVAAAHVRRNDLPAAEKIVKKNASRGGDRGEWYFVQGLIAERSGDRVLAVEQYEKTLALSPDHAEAAFRSAWLYDLGGDDAKAIELYQRLALQPRASVNALINLAVVYEDLGRFEDALECLRRVLRAFPNHTRARLFLKDVESCLSMVIDEVGGERVDPRERLMAMPITEFELSVRARNCLKKMRIQTLGELIKLSEAELMAFKNFGETSLTEIKAMLAKRNLRLGQDVAEIDVAAVQEAIAPKPVIPPGREAVLSKSVSELDLSVRARRCLQRLNINTLADLVTHSEQELLSTRNFGVTSLNEIKARIQDFGLQLPAKRPE, from the coding sequence ATGCCGGATACGGCGCTAGATCTCGCAGCGTTCTTCTCGATCCCGACGCTTACGCAGGAAAGCATCGACCAATACGCCGACGCCGCCTACGCGTCCTACTCGACCTACGAGCGTTTCGAGCAACTCACCAGCGACTACCGCCGCCAGGCGGAAGCAGCCGGCGGGACCGAGGTGCTACGTCTGGCCGTCGCGCTCTACGTTCTGAACCGGCACGCCGACGCCTATGCCCTCTTCTCCAAAGCCACGGACAACGCCCTGCGCCGCTTTTACGCCGGCCTGGCCGCGCTGGCCCTCGGCAAGCTGGACGACGCGGTCGATCAGCTCGAAAAGGCCGCCGATCGCGGCTGGGACGCGTTCGAAGTCGATATGGCCGTCGCCGCCGCCCACGTCCGCCGCAACGACCTGCCCGCCGCCGAGAAAATCGTCAAGAAGAACGCCTCGCGCGGCGGCGACCGCGGCGAGTGGTACTTCGTGCAGGGGCTGATCGCCGAGCGCAGCGGCGACCGCGTCCTGGCCGTCGAGCAATATGAAAAGACCCTGGCGCTCTCGCCGGACCACGCGGAAGCTGCGTTCCGCAGCGCCTGGCTTTACGACCTGGGCGGGGACGACGCCAAGGCGATCGAGCTGTATCAGCGCCTGGCGCTTCAGCCGCGGGCCTCGGTCAACGCGCTGATCAACCTGGCCGTGGTGTACGAAGACCTGGGCCGCTTCGAGGATGCGCTCGAATGCCTGCGGCGCGTGCTGCGCGCCTTTCCGAATCACACGCGGGCGCGGCTCTTCCTCAAGGACGTGGAAAGCTGTCTGAGCATGGTGATCGACGAGGTCGGCGGGGAGCGGGTCGATCCGCGCGAACGGCTGATGGCCATGCCCATCACCGAGTTCGAGCTCTCCGTCCGCGCCCGCAACTGCCTGAAGAAGATGCGCATCCAGACGCTCGGCGAGCTGATCAAGCTCAGCGAGGCCGAGCTGATGGCGTTCAAGAACTTCGGCGAGACGTCGCTGACTGAGATCAAGGCCATGCTCGCCAAGCGAAACCTGCGCCTGGGCCAGGACGTAGCCGAGATCGACGTCGCCGCCGTGCAGGAAGCCATCGCGCCCAAGCCGGTGATCCCGCCCGGCCGGGAAGCGGTGCTGTCCAAGTCCGTCTCGGAGCTGGACCTGTCGGTCCGCGCCCGGCGCTGCCTGCAGCGCCTGAACATCAATACGCTGGCGGACCTGGTGACGCATTCGGAGCAGGAGTTGCTCTCGACGCGAAACTTCGGCGTCACGTCGCTGAACGAAATCAAGGCGCGGATTCAGGACTTCGGCCTGCAGCTCCCCGCCAAGCGACCCGAATAG
- the metH gene encoding Methionine synthase — protein sequence MSDASLGFLERLKRQVLVFDGAMGTSIHALDLPLRDFDHLENCSEVLNLTRPDAVEQIHRSFFDVGCDVVETNTFGGMKHVLAEFGLHERCHEINLKAAQIARRAADACSTAAQPRYVAGSIGPGTKLVTLRQIDYDAMLDSYFEQIRGLVDGGVDLLIIETCQDILQTKIAIEAARRNFDRIGRRLPLICQVTMETTGTMLVGTDMAGALAAIETYPEVDVIGLNCATGPQEMSEHVRFLARSSSRPISVLPNAGLPQLVNGQPYFPLSAEELARWLKEFVETDGVRIVGGCCGTTPAHLAAVVAALRSDGESSEFRVASSELKTEQLASSTRYSELATLNSACTSLYSAVPYRQDNSFLIVGERCNTNGSRQFKRMLADGDIDGCVQMGIEQVKEEGAHVIDVCVDYVGRNGAPDMHKIVDRFAREVTAPLMLDSTQLDVLETGLKLAGGKCIINSVNLEEGEEKLAKIARLCRQFGAAVVALTIDEDPVEAMAKTAERKLAIATRIHDLLTRKYGLNEADIFWDCLTFPITTGNKEDRRLALETLDGIERVMKTFPRCQSILGLSNVSFGLDPAARVVLNSVYLSEALKRGLTAAIVHAGKILPRNQISDERWNAALELIYDRHEEALQRFIALFTAGEKLAEKKVLADLPIEERLKRRIIDGARPGLDADLDLALKSYKPLDIINNLLLDGMKVVGELFGSGQMQLPFVLKSAEVMKAAVAYLEPHMEKAAGQTRGKIVLATVRGDVHDIGKNLVDIILTNNGYTVYNLGIKQPIGNIITALQEHNADAIGLSGLLVKSTLVMRDDLHVLNEQSITTPVILGGAALTRRYVEEDLRAIYKGRLDYAKDAFEGLRLMGEIVGRREQGTGNREQKTEAAARGPTGAADGRGAAGGAAERAAQASAAAIAASSGGAPPAEARGATQLTRELEQRYGLAQIAESEEAEAAAVKPSEADTAAGADRGRAIAPARGEGLSYDHPVPTPSFWGARIIEEIPLKAALGYLNEIMLFQVQWGFRKKGRPAAEFKKYIDAEVRPIFRELVQRCEREDIITPRAIYGYWPCNSDGDDLIVYDVPAFPRVELARFTFPRQKHAPYRCLSDFWRPASSGVADVVAFSIVTAGNRVSEVAREWFARHDYQQYLFLHGLGVETAEALAEYIHKQIRMELGVAGGDAREINRLFQQGYQGSRYSFGYPACPRLEDQAILMKLLAPERIGVALSEEFQLEPEQSTSAIVAYHPAAKYFNVR from the coding sequence ATGAGCGACGCGAGCCTTGGTTTTCTCGAACGGCTGAAACGGCAGGTGCTCGTCTTCGACGGCGCCATGGGCACGAGCATCCATGCGCTCGACTTGCCGCTGCGCGACTTCGACCATCTCGAAAACTGCTCCGAGGTGCTGAACCTCACCCGTCCCGACGCGGTGGAGCAGATTCACCGCAGCTTTTTCGACGTCGGCTGCGACGTGGTTGAGACCAACACCTTCGGCGGCATGAAGCACGTGCTGGCCGAGTTCGGTCTGCACGAGCGCTGCCACGAGATCAACCTGAAGGCCGCACAGATCGCCCGCCGCGCCGCTGACGCCTGCTCGACAGCGGCACAGCCGCGCTACGTCGCCGGCTCCATCGGCCCCGGCACCAAGCTCGTCACGCTGCGGCAGATTGACTACGACGCGATGCTCGACAGCTACTTCGAGCAGATTCGCGGCCTCGTCGACGGCGGCGTCGACCTGCTCATCATCGAAACCTGCCAGGACATCCTGCAAACCAAGATCGCCATCGAGGCCGCCCGACGGAACTTCGACCGCATCGGGCGCAGGCTGCCGCTCATCTGCCAGGTCACGATGGAAACCACCGGCACGATGCTGGTCGGCACCGACATGGCCGGCGCGCTGGCCGCGATCGAGACGTACCCGGAAGTGGACGTCATCGGCCTGAACTGCGCCACCGGTCCGCAGGAGATGAGCGAGCACGTGCGCTTCCTCGCAAGAAGCAGCTCGCGACCGATCAGCGTCCTGCCCAACGCCGGCCTGCCGCAACTCGTCAACGGCCAGCCCTACTTCCCGCTCTCGGCCGAAGAGCTGGCTCGCTGGCTGAAGGAATTCGTCGAGACGGACGGCGTGCGGATCGTGGGCGGGTGCTGCGGAACGACACCGGCGCATCTGGCGGCGGTCGTGGCGGCGCTGCGCAGCGACGGAGAAAGTAGCGAGTTCAGAGTAGCGAGTAGCGAGTTGAAGACCGAACAGCTCGCCTCTTCAACTCGCTACTCTGAACTCGCTACTCTGAACTCTGCCTGCACCAGCCTCTACAGCGCCGTCCCCTACCGGCAGGACAACAGCTTCCTGATCGTCGGTGAGCGCTGCAACACCAACGGTTCGCGGCAGTTCAAGCGCATGCTGGCCGACGGTGATATCGACGGCTGCGTACAGATGGGCATCGAACAGGTGAAGGAGGAGGGGGCGCACGTGATCGATGTGTGCGTGGACTACGTCGGCCGCAACGGCGCGCCGGACATGCACAAGATCGTCGACCGCTTCGCCCGCGAAGTGACCGCTCCGCTGATGCTCGACAGCACGCAGCTCGACGTGCTCGAAACCGGGCTGAAGCTCGCCGGCGGCAAGTGCATCATCAACTCGGTCAATCTCGAAGAAGGCGAGGAGAAGCTGGCAAAGATCGCTCGGCTCTGCCGCCAATTCGGCGCCGCCGTCGTCGCCCTTACCATCGACGAAGACCCGGTCGAGGCGATGGCCAAGACCGCCGAGCGCAAGCTCGCGATCGCGACGCGGATTCACGACCTGCTCACCCGGAAGTACGGCCTGAATGAGGCGGACATCTTCTGGGATTGCCTGACATTCCCGATCACCACCGGCAACAAGGAAGATCGCCGGCTGGCGCTGGAGACGCTTGACGGCATCGAGCGCGTCATGAAGACGTTCCCGCGCTGCCAGTCAATTCTCGGCCTCTCGAACGTCAGCTTCGGCCTCGACCCGGCGGCGCGCGTCGTGCTGAATTCGGTCTATCTGTCGGAGGCGCTCAAGCGCGGCCTGACCGCGGCCATCGTCCATGCGGGCAAGATTCTGCCGCGCAACCAGATCAGCGACGAGCGCTGGAACGCGGCGCTGGAACTGATCTACGACCGGCACGAGGAGGCCCTGCAGCGTTTCATCGCCCTCTTCACCGCCGGCGAGAAACTGGCCGAGAAGAAAGTGCTGGCCGACCTGCCGATCGAAGAACGGCTAAAGCGGCGGATTATCGACGGCGCCCGCCCGGGGCTGGACGCCGACCTCGACCTGGCGCTCAAGTCATACAAACCGCTCGACATCATCAACAACCTGCTGCTCGACGGCATGAAAGTGGTCGGCGAGCTGTTCGGCTCGGGCCAGATGCAGCTCCCGTTTGTGCTTAAGAGCGCAGAGGTGATGAAAGCCGCCGTGGCGTACCTCGAACCGCACATGGAAAAAGCCGCCGGCCAGACGCGCGGCAAGATCGTGCTGGCGACCGTGCGCGGCGACGTGCACGACATCGGAAAAAACCTGGTCGATATCATCCTGACCAACAACGGCTACACGGTCTACAACCTCGGCATCAAGCAGCCGATCGGAAACATCATCACGGCGCTGCAAGAGCACAACGCCGACGCGATCGGCCTTTCCGGCCTGCTTGTGAAATCCACGCTCGTCATGCGCGACGATCTGCACGTCCTGAACGAGCAGAGCATCACGACGCCGGTGATTCTGGGCGGGGCGGCGCTCACGCGCCGCTATGTCGAGGAGGATCTGCGGGCGATCTACAAGGGCCGGCTCGATTACGCGAAGGACGCGTTTGAGGGGTTGCGGCTGATGGGGGAGATCGTCGGGCGAAGGGAACAGGGAACAGGGAACAGGGAACAGAAAACCGAAGCCGCAGCGCGTGGGCCGACGGGCGCGGCGGACGGGCGGGGCGCGGCGGGGGGCGCGGCAGAACGCGCAGCGCAAGCAAGCGCGGCGGCGATTGCGGCTTCTAGCGGCGGCGCACCACCCGCGGAGGCGCGGGGCGCCACCCAGCTCACGCGCGAGCTGGAGCAGCGCTACGGCCTGGCTCAGATCGCAGAGAGCGAGGAGGCGGAGGCGGCGGCCGTCAAGCCGAGCGAGGCGGACACCGCTGCTGGCGCGGACCGCGGGCGGGCCATCGCGCCGGCGCGCGGCGAGGGCTTGTCCTACGACCATCCGGTCCCGACGCCATCCTTCTGGGGCGCGCGAATCATCGAGGAAATCCCGCTGAAAGCGGCGCTTGGCTACCTGAACGAGATCATGCTCTTTCAGGTGCAGTGGGGCTTCCGCAAGAAGGGCCGGCCGGCGGCCGAATTCAAGAAGTACATCGACGCCGAGGTGCGGCCGATCTTCCGTGAGCTGGTGCAGCGCTGCGAGCGCGAGGACATCATCACGCCGCGGGCGATCTACGGCTATTGGCCGTGCAATAGCGACGGCGACGACCTCATCGTGTACGACGTTCCCGCGTTCCCACGCGTCGAGCTCGCGCGCTTCACATTCCCGCGGCAGAAACACGCGCCTTACCGGTGCCTTTCCGATTTCTGGCGGCCGGCTTCGTCGGGCGTCGCGGACGTCGTCGCCTTCAGCATCGTCACCGCAGGCAATCGCGTCAGCGAAGTCGCGCGTGAGTGGTTCGCGCGCCATGACTATCAACAGTACCTGTTCCTCCACGGCCTCGGCGTCGAAACGGCCGAGGCCCTGGCCGAGTACATCCACAAGCAGATTCGCATGGAACTCGGCGTCGCCGGCGGCGACGCGCGCGAAATCAACAGGCTCTTCCAGCAAGGCTACCAGGGCAGCCGCTACAGCTTCGGCTACCCGGCCTGCCCGCGGCTGGAGGACCAGGCAATCCTGATGAAACTGCTCGCCCCGGAGCGGATCGGTGTGGCGCTTTCCGAGGAGTTTCAGCTTGAGCCGGAGCAGAGCACGAGCGCGATCGTGGCGTATCACCCCGCGGCCAAGTATTTCAATGTGAGGTAG
- the tgt gene encoding Queuine tRNA-ribosyltransferase, giving the protein MPVGTRATVKSLTPEQVAAGGAQIILANTYHLLLRPGPGVVAQLGGLQRFSGWNGPMLTDSGGFQVFSLADLRRLDDDGVEFRSHIDGSPVRLTPQCSIETQNALGADIIMAFDECPALGEQNVGTWGRGKGDDRVCDAVRRTILWARRSKEAHARRDQALYGIVQGGLDLDLRQRCIDELIEIGFDGYAIGGLSVGEPPPAMWALLDAFADRLPADRPRYLMGVGRPIDIVRAVAAGVDQFDCVLPTRNGRKGYAFTSRGVTRLRNAAHKLDSGPLDPLCGCYCCRNFSRGYLRHLFMCEELLGGTLVSLHNLAFYQSLMRAMREAIERDVFAAWMAAYVDAEFRMSNSEYD; this is encoded by the coding sequence ATGCCGGTCGGCACGCGCGCCACGGTCAAGAGCCTGACGCCCGAGCAGGTGGCCGCCGGAGGCGCGCAGATCATCCTCGCCAACACCTATCACCTGCTGCTGCGCCCCGGTCCCGGCGTCGTGGCTCAGCTCGGCGGTCTGCAGCGCTTCAGCGGCTGGAACGGCCCGATGCTCACCGACAGCGGCGGCTTCCAGGTCTTCTCGCTGGCGGACTTGCGGCGGCTCGACGACGACGGCGTCGAATTCCGTTCGCACATTGACGGCAGTCCGGTCCGCCTCACGCCGCAGTGCTCGATCGAAACGCAGAACGCGCTGGGGGCGGACATCATCATGGCGTTCGACGAGTGCCCGGCGCTGGGCGAACAGAACGTGGGAACGTGGGGACGTGGGAAGGGCGATGACCGTGTCTGCGACGCGGTAAGGCGGACGATCCTCTGGGCGCGGCGAAGCAAGGAGGCTCACGCCCGCCGCGATCAGGCGCTGTACGGCATCGTGCAAGGCGGCCTTGATCTCGACCTGCGGCAGCGCTGCATCGACGAGCTGATTGAAATCGGCTTCGACGGCTACGCGATCGGCGGCCTGTCGGTCGGTGAGCCGCCGCCGGCGATGTGGGCCCTGCTGGACGCCTTCGCCGACCGTTTGCCCGCCGACCGCCCGCGCTACCTGATGGGCGTCGGCCGGCCGATCGACATCGTGCGGGCGGTCGCCGCCGGAGTGGATCAGTTCGACTGCGTTCTGCCGACGCGAAACGGTCGCAAGGGCTACGCGTTCACCAGCCGGGGTGTGACGAGGCTGCGGAATGCGGCTCACAAGTTGGACAGCGGCCCGCTTGATCCGTTGTGCGGGTGTTACTGCTGCCGGAATTTCTCGCGCGGGTATCTGCGGCACCTGTTCATGTGCGAGGAGCTCCTTGGAGGGACGCTGGTTTCGCTGCATAATCTCGCCTTCTATCAATCGCTGATGCGCGCGATGCGCGAGGCGATCGAGCGCGATGTCTTCGCCGCGTGGATGGCGGCGTATGTCGATGCAGAATTTCGAATGTCGAATAGCGAATACGACTAA